The Humulus lupulus chromosome 3, drHumLupu1.1, whole genome shotgun sequence genome window below encodes:
- the LOC133824911 gene encoding uncharacterized protein LOC133824911 produces MPQASPLVSSSQPQRPLAPHKNLNELQDVLLTLTNTQTRFLNETRSSIRNMKMQMGHLVNMINNRPQGNSPSTRVMNPREHCQDITLKSGKQYDEPTEGVVSKENVLEEHEKENEFKKLHINIPFTDALEQMPSYEKFKKDILFKKRNMEEYETVALMKDCCAILQRKLPPKLRDAGSFTIEAQPSTITLQLEDRSVKHQRGIIEDVLVKVDKFIFLANFIVLDMEEDANISIILGRSILATGKALIDVQKYELKLRVQGDEVVFNVFKAMNYSKESGSCCSADVIEGVVSVTSLVNDFLELSHAILELKEVVYEAMEYFNWINSYGPYYNKKFEELGKGPEKTLPFIEKPPVLELKSLPDHLQYAYLGEKDTLPVIVSSSLSNV; encoded by the exons ATGCCTCAAGCTTCACCTCTAGTGTCATCCTCACAGCCACAAAGGCCACTAGCTCCTCACAAAAATCTTAATGAACTGCAAGATGTTTTATTAACACTTACCAACACACAAACTCGGTTTCTGAATGAGACAAGATCTTCCATTAGGAATATGAAGATGCAAATGGGTCATTTGGTTAACATGATTAATAATAGGCCTCAAGGGAATTCGCCTAGTACCAGGGTAATGAATCCCAGGGAACATTGTCAAGATATTACTTTAAAGAGCGGAAAGCAATACGATGAGCCTACAGAAGGAgtggtttctaaagaaaatgtaTTGGAGGAGCATGAGAAGGAGAATGAATTTAAG AAATTGCACATTAACATTCCTTTTACTGATGCTTTAGAGCAAATGCCTAGTTATGAAAAATTCAAGAAGGACATACTTTTTAAGAAAAGGAATATGGAAGAATACGAAACTGTGGCATTGATGAAGGATTGTTGTGCTATTCTGCAAAGGAAGCTTCCTCCAAAGCTTAGAGATGCAGGAAGTTTCACCAT TGAGGCACAACCTAGCACGATAACTCTACAATTGGAAGATCGATCAGTCAAGCATCAAAGGGGGATTATTGAAGATGTATTAGTCAAAGTTGACAAGTTTATCTTTCTAGCtaacttcattgttcttgatatggaggaagatgctaACATCTCGATTATTCTTGGAAGATCAATTTTAGCTACGGGGAAAGCATTGATCGATGTTCAAAAATATGAGTTGAAGTTGCGAGTTCAAGGAGATGAAGtggtttttaatgtttttaaagctATGAATTATTCTAAAGAAAGTGGTAGTTGTTGTAGTGCTGATGTGATAGAAGGAGTTGTCTCGGTAACAAGTTTAGTTAATGACTTTCTTGAACTAAGTCATGCGATTCTGGAGTTAAAGGAAGTTGTTTATGAGGCCATGGAGTATTTCAATTGGATTAATTCTTATGGGccttattataataaaaaatttgaggaATTAGGTAAAGGGCCAGAGAAAACATTACCTTTTATTGAGAAGCCACCAGTCTTGGAATTAAAGTCCTTACCAGACCATCTTCAATATGCTTACTTAGGTGAGAAGGATACATTACCTGTTATAGTGTCTTCATCTCTTTCTAATGTTTAA